GCAGCGTCAACTACATATACTTGAAATTTTAAAGGCTTTGCAACATTTCAAAGAGTGACTTCGTCCTTATTCTTTGATGATtgcggcaaaaaataaaaataaataaaaaaatggcgcTGTGTTCTCTTAATATTTGGCCTACACTCATGCGTTGAATAAAATGGCTTAAAGGGTTTTCAACTTCACTGCGAGCATTGATTGTCTGGCGTACATGTGCACAAGCCAATCCTCTAGTACCAACTTTGAAAAGGTGGTATGGGTTTATCTGCCCTTATTTTTGCTCAGTGCAATGTCAGACAAACTGTCTCCATGGTGAGTGACCTTGTTTGGGTTACAGGAAACAATAGTGTGAAAAGTCTGACAGCCAAGAAGACAAAGGCGAGGGATGGATTGGCATTGCAAGAAATTAAAAGACATTTAGCTCAGTTCCCATGCTGTAATGTAtcttaggttaaaaaaatcacttcaacTCAAATAACAGGATGGAGGAAATACACACTCTaaaaacatactgtaattttacaaaatgccttttaaaaatattccTACTGAAAATgttattatcttatctttatatCTATTGTTAAAAGTGAAATAGAAGCTAGTTGCAAGGCTTAGTTAAAGGGACAGAAATCCAGTTGACACAGTTTAGCTTAGCTGGGTGTTACACGCTCATTAAACGATTATTGCCTGAAATAGGTTGCAAAATACAGCAGTGACAATCCTCGGTGTGTTTCGAACTTGAGACGGCGTGTTTACCTTTTTAACCGGCTTGTGAGTGGGCACCGCGCTGAAGGCGGACGACAGCTCTTCCATGTTCATTTCGGTGTTCTTGCTCACAGTCATGACAGAATATTTCTCGGCCACATTTTCGCTTTCTTTCACCTCTTTGCTCGCCTGCTTCACCTCCAGCTTCACCTCCACGGTCGTCTCTGACATCGTTGGCGGGGGTTTGCCAGTCGTTACCAGGACAAGAACGAAAGCCTTGCTTAAGTCTTCGTCTTCTCTGCTTGTCAACGTCAGACACAAATGGCATCGATGTCCTGGCAAATGCTGGCGAGCTACGCGGCACCAACGAGGGGAAAATGATTTCTCAAATGACGCAATGTAAAGTACAAACTTCTTTTGGCGTTGTGAGTGTTCGCTGGTATGCTGTTAGCCCAAGTGAGGTCGTGTTGATCGCTGGACTGGTTCAACTGTCACCTGCTACCCCAGCTGAGTGAGTTTGTGGGTGGCGGCTAACGGACTGAGGGGGGCGTTTCTATCGACAAGAAGAGTTCAATGTAACAGTAAGAATGCGGGAATCTTGGAACTCTCCATATTTCCGTATTTTCTACGTTTTGGGGAGATTCCAATTAGCGAATGTTCAAGACGGCAACATAATTGCAATTTTTAGCAgcaggcggagtacaccctgtaccggttgccagccaccaattgcagggcacgcatagacacCATTCgcgctccacacaggaagtccctgGCCGGATTCGAACCGCTGACCTCTACAATGTGAGGCGGGCGTGCAAACCAGTCACTCAACTCCCCAAAATTGTTGATGGCAGTATTAAAAATGCCCGATGCGAATTTTGACAAGTGACTTTTACGTTATTAATCGAATAATATGAAAATTACCCAGTTTCATTTTTTCCGAGCGGGGAGGGGGCTAAAATTGCCCCGCCTTCCCAGGACAAACTGGCTTTTCGAACGAGCTCAGACGCCATTTTCCATCGACAGCGGAAAAGGACGTCACGTTCGAACAACGCCCCGGTCAAATCACACTCCTAATTAACACTGATAAAGTAGAGTTTTCTTGGATCGTCATGTAAGTAACATCATAGTCTTACATTGTTGTTCTGGTTagtaatttgaaataaatatgtGATCCTTTGTTTGATTTCTGCCACCAAGTCTGAGGCCTTGAAACGGGTGACGGCCATTTTAGCTGTCTCGTGCTAGCCGTTAATCTCGAAGGGACGAAGTTTCTAGCGAATTATACACTTTATTTGGCTGCTGTGGAGCAATAACAAGCGCTTTTTACGATTAGTTGATATGTTACCGGTGGATGTATTGCTTCCCGTGAGACACTAGGAATAGCGGCCTTTCAAGCTAAGGCTAGCAAACCAGCTAACCGAAAATTGGCCCGGGCCCTCCCCCCACCGCCATTCTACACAATTGCATGTAAGGAATAATGGGCGTTCGCGTCGTGGTTTATAATATGAATATACGTTTCGAATTAACATAACCAATGCTAAACGTTAGTGCATCATCCAATCGATCTATTGTTGTTACTTGTAAATAATTGCGTTTTCGCATTTCCTGCTGAGACTAATTTGTCGTATCTATAATGTGCAGAAGATCTATGAGATCAGATAAACCTAAAAAGGATGTGCAACCATGGTACTAAAGCCTGTAAATTAAACACAAACGTAACTGTAGCCGTTTttaacgacttttttttttaccatttacaGATCCAGTCATGCACCGCGAATGCCCCCTTGACTGCAAGGTCTATGTTGGCAATCTGGGCAACAATGGCAACAAGACGGAGTTAGAAAGGTCATTTAGTTACTATGGGCCTCTCCGCAGTGTGTGGGTGGCCAGGAACCCCCCAGGCTTTGCCTTTGTAGAATTTGAAGACCCCAGAGATGCTACTGATGCAGTGCGAGAGCTTGATGGGAGGTAGGAGGCGAGCATAACTAAACATGACATACAAGCAACGTAGCATTATGGCTACTAATTGTCACATTTTATGCCTTGTGTTTTGTCTAGAACATTGTGTGGTTGCCGTGTGCGAGTGGAGCTGTCCAATGGGGAGAAACGCAGTCGCACCCGTGGTGCCCCGCCATCGTGGAGCAGGCGCCCCCGAGACCGGGATGATTACAGGCGGCGTAGTCCACCAGCAAGGCGAAGGTAACCTACCAGATGTTTTTGACATTGGTCGACCACAGCCTGCATTTGTAATGTAATCCCAGCAATTGCTGCTGCTGTCTCTTTCCTTCACGGGATACTACAAATTGGGGGCTCGTGGTGTCTTTTTATGCTTTTCTTAGGTTTTTCTATGTTTAAGGCTCATGTTATCACTGCCATTGACAGTGTCATTTTACAGGGACAATGAAATATAATATGAGTTAATGTTTGATTAAAATAGAACCTCCGGTTACATTTTGTAGTCCCTGCTAAGTGATTAGACTACCTACTATGTTTGgtactttcgtcccatatcaaccAACCTCGGGGAGCAAAAACCCTGCTAATTTTTAAGTCTTAAGATAGAGGTGGTAAAATGCCTTTTATTTGAGAATAACTTGTCTAAAGCGAGAGCATTGTGAAATAAATGGATTTACTATCTAAacctcatttatttttattgaaggcACTTGCTAAAGTGATTATGGGTTCTTTCTTTCATGCGACAATACTTCAAACTTTCTTTGGCTGACTAGTGCGGCTTATTGAACAGCTGTAGTTGTTGAATAAACAACCttgtggaaaaaatatttttttgaataacTTAGTTTTACCCGAAGTTAATTAGTAAACGCTTTGCGGGGACTGCAGTCAATAGCAGTATTCAAGTTTAAATATAGATTGTACGCCGTAAGCACCAAGTGCGCAACTAAGACAAAAGTTAAACTGGGAGGGGGTTAGCGTGCCAAATGTGAtgcttttcctttttgtttgaggatgctttttatttttcatatataTTAATAAGAATGAAACCCGTTGCAGAGCCACCACCATGCCTCTTCTCACCACCCTCAGAGTCAATCAACTAGTCCTCTTTCAGCATCATGTGACTGCTGACCATCGTGCCTCAATCAGCTTGACTGGTGCTGTCACATGACCCAGGCATGGCCAGTCGTCAGGTTGCACCAGGCCATTGGTTCCTCATCATGCTCTTCTCAACCACCTCCTCCTTCAACCTTAACCCAAACAGCAGCGGCCCACCTCACATTCCAATCAGCGTATCGCGTTTCCAAATGTCGACAACCTACCAGCAGCAGCCTTCGGCTAACCAATTAAAGCAGGGAAAAAGCCGCAGCCAGCTCCCACCTGCCTGCCACCTTATCACCTCGCAGCATCTGGCCAGGTCTATTCTGCCAATTCTTCCTACCCGGCCGACAGTCTGCCTCCCTTTCGTCATATCTAgcttgttgaaaaccaaaaataCTAGTAAGTTTTCCTGCTTCATTCAGTACACTGATAACAGTTGTAAAAGTGAAGAGACAGCTGGTTTACCAAggttgctccttttttttctcttttttttgggtagaCATTTACATAAGTGTCATTTTGTCCTCACCCATTACTGTAATTCCTTGTTTCCAAAGGTGAAGGGCCCACCTTCAAATGTCTGGAACTTAGAATCTGATTAGAAACTATGCTATAAAGGGGTTACAGCATAGTTATCAGCAGATTTGTACCTACAACCTGTTTACTTGGCTACTCCTTACTATTTCCAAATGTTCTCGTGGTGTACATACAGTAGACTAGTTAGATGTTAATCCTTCAAAATTGGCAGTCCACGGTGCAGCGTCCCATCTTCACAAGGGGAGCAGTTGGTGTTAGTTGGCTCATCTTGAGGTTTTGGCTTCACATCTTATAACTAACGTAGTTGTGGAATGGACCTTCTACTGTGGGTTAGGTGAAACCTTCTGAAGAGTATTGACATACGGCCCAATACTAGTGGTTTATGAGAGCATATATTTAGTGCATTTCTGATGGGGGGGTTGGCACAGACTAACGCGTTTTATATGTAAGGGTCTGGCGATGACATCTGCGTCAGTTAAAGTTGTTAACGTTTTCACATTTTCTCCACACAGATCTCCACGCAGGCGGAGCTTTAGTCGCAGTCGCAGCAGGTATGTTAATTTTTGAGAGTCATTCACGCTCAGGCTTTTTTCCTTGACAATGGCCCCATGTTTTTGTGGCTCAGTTAAAAATGTGTATCGCATGTAGAATCTCAAAACCGGATACAAGGTTCTGGTTTTTGCATTTTAGCAAGCTGTGTGTTGTGCAGCAAACAGTCTGAAACTAACTTATCCTCTTGAAATCTCGTCTTGCCCCCCATGTTGCTTGTTGTAACTTAAATGGTATTTGTAGAATTAAAGGTAATGTTTCTTTTATGCAGGTCTTTCTCAAGAGACAGGAGGAGGGAGCGTTCCCTCTCTCGGGACAGGAACCACAAGACTTCAAGGTCCTTCTCTCGTTCAAGGAGGTACATAGCCTATAGTTCGTTGGCTGGATAAATGCAACAGGATTTTCAGTGCGTCCTTGACTGAATTGCAAATttcatgcttttctttttccagtCGTTCCAGGTCAAATgacagaaagtagaagaacaggATGAAGATGGTTctactttgttttcaaatgataaactttggttttgttttgttttttaatctgtcaCGACTTTTAGTCTCACTGATTTTGTTAGTCATTTTACATACATTGGGTGTGCACAGGTGTGAGGTCTCATAAAAGCCCTGCAAGTGCACCACCCAGCATTCCACCAATTATGACTCAATAACTAGttatttttccctttttatAAATGGATATGTGTAGTTTGACCCATAGTGagtttattttcattgtgtATATTGGATTAAGAAGGAACAAACGTGATGCATTATAATTAACTTCCTCTGTGTGAATTGGAAGGTAAACTGATGTTCATGCTACTTCCTTACAAAATGGCGAAGGTTTCCGTCCATCTGTGGGTGTGTGATTTACAAGGATGGAACTTATCTGGAAACCCCaatcattttttccattttctgtacttTGATACTATGTGAAATTGTCTCGCaattaaaaatattgatttcaaacaagtttacactgctttttcctctctttcctTAGTTAAGATCCAACCATGTAATCCTTCCTCCTCAAATAGAAGTCATCCCTCCCTCAAAAAAGTCACTTTCTCCAATCATGAAAATCTTCAGGTTGCAGATGTACATACATGCTACGCATTACAGCACAACTTCATTGTGGAGACTCGGCTCGTGCTCTGCTTTGCCATTTTGGTGAAATTACACGCTGGTCCTTTTTAGTTTTGGTTTGAATCCAGTTTAAGTAGACAATTTTAAGCTTCAACATCTATGCAAATAAATCCTCTGTGGTGTGTGAGTAAACCTCATCAAATCTGTAAGTTTTGAAAATGGCTTTCTCCCTTTGATGATGCAATATTAATGGTTAAAACAAATGTGATGTTTGGGGGGTttcctaaaattaaaaaataagtatttttGGAGGGATGGGGATTTTTGCCCAACACCAGCGATAAATGATGTCGGCAGCAAACTAAACTGATTTCTTTTGTTGGACCTTGATTTAAATGTAATCTAATTCTAATTCTTGCTAGTGTGGCAAATGAGATATAACCCAAAATGTTACCCATGTAAATCCAACACGCAATAATGCCTATAATAAACATTTGATAGATCATAGTTGTTTGTGAATTCATTATAACACTTGGAGGATTTTATATCAGACCCCTAATTTCATTTTTAGTTTCATCATGAAAAGTTCCCCACCCGTGGATTGCTCATTCTAATCATCATCTCACTATAACCTGGGGTTAGAACCTACTTCAAGGGGATGTTTGTGTTTCTAACAAAGCTGATCTAAAAAACAGCACGCGATTCATTTAATAAAGAGTTTATTCAATAATGAGAAATTCTTTTTGCTCGGGCGattcaccccctcccccagctTTCATCCCACTGTCCAATCGCAAATTTTCGGTCCCACCCCTCGCAGTCCCACGGCTGGTATGTTCACGCATACATCCCACGTGAAGTGCCATAACGCAGGCACGCGGAGACGCGGGGACGGCCTCTCCAAATTGCGCGGTCTTTCCACCGACGCGCAAAGCATTTGGTGGATGGCTCAAACCCGTGTGACGTGGCCGTGGGCCGTCACTCACGGGTCTCCACGAGGGTGGCTCCCACGCTTGAGAAACTCGCGGGAATCCACTCAGTTATGTAGTTAAGGTATATTATCCACCCACTGTTATGTAACTTCAACACTGGTACATGATGTGACGGCCACGGAGCTTGCAGTCCTCAACgttggattttttaaattattattttttacaccCAAAGTTTTTAGCTGCCAACAGTATGATTACCAATAAGATTAGTTTTATGGTCATTAAAAGTGAAATAGAACAGAACTGTActtaaaacgtactgtactgtacttgaaaaataaaaatgtatatgaAAAATATTAGGATGTGCTCTACTCGATTTTAATAGAAAGTTGAAACTGCAGCTACTACCTTCATTTAATTGACTTGTATTTCCCATTTGAAATGGTTTAaagtctgtttgtttttaatttgtggaTTCTTTAATGagtataagcggattagaaaacagGTGGCTGAATGGATAGATGGTTtcttttgtcaatggatgctcagcatgtattgtattgtattgtattgtattatgaaCACCGACTATTGTTTAGTTGAATTTCAAATGGGGTTGAGCAGGAAAACATCCTTGCAATATATCAACGTTAAACAATTTAAATGGAATTTTTTTGCATGCCCCCCAGCCCCGAATGGAATTTTGTCACTGAGTTTGTAAATTCTGTCTTCAATTTGGTGTTCACAATGATCATGAAtttgtaacaaacaaaaaaaaagctttaactATCTCTACGTTACTAAGACACTTTCAAATTTTGGTACAAATTTGACCAACAAGCAGAGATTCTGAgttctaattttgaaaagattcaCACTGTGATTGATTTGCAACCAGTCCACGATGTAACTTTTCGCACCATGTGAGCCGTGATAGGCTCCAACTCACCTACTACCCGAATGAGAATAAGTACTATAGATAAAGGACATTTttgtaacatccatccatccattttcaacaccgcttatcctgaacagggtcgcggagAGTTGCTGGAAATTCTAGCTGACTTTAAGTGGAAACTTTCTATGGTCGTCagacagtcgcagggcacacatagagacaaaGGACCATTCACACCTCTCCCGCACTGCCCGCACACACCGCTGTCCGGCATGTGTATCACTACATCATCAGCGACTAATTTTTGtataatacaattaaaaattacaatgtattattatttttatattattattttgaacacatatttgaacTTTTTCTAAATTCTTTGCCAGGTGCCTGTCCTGTTGgtccatttaaaaaatctgatATGGCTCTTGAGCCAGGCACAGCTCCAGGAATTTTCCATTCCCGGCGCAAAAAGGGAAACTTGACCAATATATAAGGGGCCAAGAAAATATGTTATTCATATAACTATACGGTTCACAGGTTGGCTGTGTGAGACAGCGTATAAGGTAACATTATTTTGATACTTAATTGGCCGAAACCTTTTTTTAAGGAAATCAGATGCCATTGATACTTGCATTTTTAATGTTCATATACTGCCTAgtagaatgaatgaaaatgaattttgggTCGGTGTTGCTTTAATGCCTCAACAATCATGTCACACGTTAGTTTTACCAAGGACGATGGTGTTTGTGATCTGCAGTGTTACCAGGGAGCAGGTGGAAGAGCAAAGGTGGAGAAGCAGTTTGACCAACATGGTGGTACTACATACGATCACGCAAGCTACATCCTGGTGTTTGTAGCACACTTAAACTCACATCAATGTGCTTCGTTAATTTTATATTTCACAATGGGAGAAACAATGCGCAccaaatgaccttacgagtagACACACACGGGGGCCTCTCCCGTGCTGGAATTTCCTCCAGTCAGGGATCCAAGAATCACGTGTGCTCGTGTGTTTTCCGGACTCGATCCACGTGCGGGAGCAGATAGGCCACACCCCCTGTACGCGAAACTGTGACCCCCGCCCACCGAGGTTCAAAAAGCCTCTGACTACCACCGGTGTGGGAAAACTTGAGAAAAGCCATCTTCTAATTCTGTAGCTACTCTtgcaaagtggattttttttccaaggctaAAGCCAAACGATTTCGAATGGCTCAGAACAGGGCTTCAATTGGACCACTCTCGACTGACAATGTAAGTAAAGTGATTTAGTGTGTTTTTCAGTTTGCTATATTAACTTGAAGTTCGTGATATGTTGTCTACTTTAAAAGTTCCCCAATTGGCGTAATGGcgaaattatttatttgtgcatgaTGGCAAAAGTACGAATGCCTTCCACTGGTTGAGTGACTTAGTAGTACCGGTATACTGTACAGCAATTTGGTGTTTGGTTTGTCACAAAAGACTTACTTTCCACAGTTGTTATTCGACGAAGGGAGTGTGTCGAACAAGTTGACAGCTCATAGCCAGCCGACACGAGTTTTGGACTCACGTGTACCGGCATAGTAACTGGGCGGGCTCGTCCTCTCCCGCCACATCCTTGAATCACTAGTTTTCGGCGACGCCCATCCAATAATCCCCTTGCGTTATTTCCGCTTCAGGGGAAAGCTTATTGGAGGGTACTTATTTAAAATGTACAGTAGTAACACtctccccaaaaatgtcacattacTTTCAGATTGATGCGGAAAATTATTTAATAAGTAGGTGATTGTGTTAAAAGTAAATTTGTCAAACGTCAACCCCAGTTAAGAGTTCCATCCACCCTTTATACAGTTCTCACTGTCCCAGTTAATTCCGTTACACGGAACTTAAATGCCTCTTTTTGGCACACATATTTATTCTGCTTCTTTTTATCTTATTCTTTTTCTCTACCACAATGATAAACCTGGTGTACAGGAGCAGTTGTATTTGTCTTAAATACTGTACGTTTGGAAAAATCTTGAAAATGGTTGGGTGGGTTAGGTTAGTTTGAGTCCAGTGCGGAAATCCATACATCGTTTTACTGTTTCAGAGTCTGTTTCAACGTGTTTAGTTTAAAACACGTGAGAATGTTCTGGGCTTCAAATGAATGGACCTCAGTTCCTGGAAAAATGCCACAGTGTACCAGTCTGATTTGACTCCACCGTGTGGCCAAACTGAATAGTGCAGGTTCTCTCAGTGACTTGGGCGAATTTCCCAAATTCAAAttaccaaaacatttttgttactATTCAAGTGCCAAATCTaagatattttttatatttttgtcttattacATCTCATCAGGGCCGCACAGAGGGAGGTACTTGGTTCGAATCTCTGCTCCCGCCTCCCTGCATGTGCGCCTTGTGCCTGTGCGGGGTTTCTTTGCCTGTGTTTtaccatttttactttaactgaaGTTTCTAAATCGTCCACAGGACCTGCCCAACCCTTCCTGGATGAGTGTAATAACTCACGAGATGGAGTACATTCCTTCCCGTGTATCTTTTTAGAGTAAAAAAGTACAATGGCAAAATCCTCCGGTCGTCAAATAGCTTATCATGATCATCATGATAATACTGTATTGCTTTATTCGCCCAATTTAACTTGTCCCTACATGTCCCCTAATGTCTAATGTTCACCAGTGGACCATTCCACTCCCTTCAAGGCAGATGGCCTGATAACACCACCTAGTGGTGGCTCTTCTCACCTGCAGTCAAGCAACTTTTGCCTGAGAACTTGCCCTTACATGTCTTAGTGAGATTGTGTCCGGGCATGTACTAGTCACGTTCACGTGGGCGGGTCCAGAAACCTGTGACTCATGTCTGAGCATTATAAATAGATTCCCAGGATCTCCAGTCTCAGATGCTCTCTTATACTCACTAAGGAAGCTTACAACAATGGTAAgacacttaaaaatatataattgtaaACTCTCAAGACACAGGTACGAATTTGCTTTGGATTGGATTTAGGAAGCAAAAGTGTTGCTGATGAAGAAGCCACTTGCTGTTTTAAGACAACTGTTTTAATTGCATTGTTATAGCTGTTAACTTGACAACTTTATGCATGTCTTTTTAGTGCAGAATGATGGCAAACGTCAAATGGATCCCGAGTCCTCTGCGAAAAGGCCCTACACGGCGTAACCTGTTCGGCCCAGTTGACAAGGTGCAGCTGCGGGCAGATTACCAGGCCGCCCTGAGGAAAGACCTGGACGAGGCATCCCGGCGCTGGGGTTTCGACTTCGTGTCTGACCAACCTCTGGTTAACGGCGATTTCCAGTGGGAGGGCGTTCCCGGCGCTAAGGTGCCGCTGCTCTACAGATCCTGTGTGCTGGGCAATGCAACGAGTCAAAGGCCAACCCAGGTGACGGTTAGCCCCAAGAGGGTCAGGGCGCCGCCGCTAAAGAACGAGAACGAGAAGGAGAATGTCCCTGAAAACGACTCTGAGAGATGTCCTGTCAATCTGGAGAAAACTCCAAGGAAGAAGGAGAATGCAGGACTCAAGAGGAAACAAACTAATATTACAGGTACGTTTTCAATATGTAGCGTTCACTTAGATTATATAATGTCCACTCGAAACGAATTTAATAAATTACACCAATTCATAGACACTAATGTTCTCACCATCTACTGCAGTGGTCTGAGGAGTTATCTGTgtgcattatactgcccccaggtggccacggCATATACCAATTGAAGAatgaaatatggggaaaaaaacgtttaaTACTTTACTTtctatttacaatacaatacatgctgatttatatagcgctttcacaactgtATGTTTctataaagtacaatattatagggttgttgtgttttttttaagttgaatcGGCTTGAATCTTTCTTCTGTTTGAATTGCTGAGATTTGCCTTCTAATTTCCCTCCTCTCTTTCTCAACAGACTTCTAT
The DNA window shown above is from Hippocampus zosterae strain Florida chromosome 9, ASM2543408v3, whole genome shotgun sequence and carries:
- the srsf3b gene encoding serine/arginine-rich splicing factor 3b isoform X2, giving the protein MHRECPLDCKVYVGNLGNNGNKTELERSFSYYGPLRSVWVARNPPGFAFVEFEDPRDATDAVRELDGRTLCGCRVRVELSNGEKRSRTRGAPPSWSRRPRDRDDYRRRSPPARRRSPRRRSFSRSRSRSFSRDRRRERSLSRDRNHKTSRSFSRSRSRSRSNDRK
- the srsf3b gene encoding serine/arginine-rich splicing factor 3b isoform X1, whose amino-acid sequence is MHRECPLDCKVYVGNLGNNGNKTELERSFSYYGPLRSVWVARNPPGFAFVEFEDPRDATDAVRELDGRTLCGCRVRVELSNGEKRSRTRGAPPSWSRRPRDRDDYRRRSPPARRRSPRRRSFSRSRSRSFSRDRRRERSLSRDRNHKTSRSFSRSRSRSMKDNLNRNHTDMPHREDL
- the cdkn1a gene encoding cyclin-dependent kinase inhibitor 1 isoform X1 yields the protein MAQNRASIGPLSTDNCRMMANVKWIPSPLRKGPTRRNLFGPVDKVQLRADYQAALRKDLDEASRRWGFDFVSDQPLVNGDFQWEGVPGAKVPLLYRSCVLGNATSQRPTQVTVSPKRVRAPPLKNENEKENVPENDSERCPVNLEKTPRKKENAGLKRKQTNITDFYHPKRRVVDMRLKSGE
- the cdkn1a gene encoding cyclin-dependent kinase inhibitor 1 isoform X2 — protein: MCRMMANVKWIPSPLRKGPTRRNLFGPVDKVQLRADYQAALRKDLDEASRRWGFDFVSDQPLVNGDFQWEGVPGAKVPLLYRSCVLGNATSQRPTQVTVSPKRVRAPPLKNENEKENVPENDSERCPVNLEKTPRKKENAGLKRKQTNITDFYHPKRRVVDMRLKSGE